One window from the genome of Pandoraea fibrosis encodes:
- a CDS encoding MFS transporter, translated as MSTIASGVKPNAHTREIEAQAYAKATWRLLPFLFLCYVAAYLDRVNVGFAKLQMLNDLQFSETVYGLGAGIFFIGYFFFEVPSNIIMHKVGARRWIARIMISWAVLSAATLLVKTPTQFYLVRFFLGVAEAGFFPGIVLYLTYWFPAQRRGRMNALFMIGIPIAGVFGGPLSGWILAAFNGVGGWAAWQWLFFIEAIPSVILGVVTLMYLPNGIRAASWLSEDEKAILEHNIAQDSAGKAEQSVASVFSNGRVWLMAAIYFCCMMGLYGIGFYLPTLIKASGVKSALDVGLLTAIPYACAVVSMIGVARSSDRTRERRWHFAVVSFAGAVGLYLSTVWGNNVPLAMVALSVGTAGMLATMPVFWTYPSALLVGGSAAAAIGMINSIGNLAGFVSPFVIGWLKDVTQSTNAGMYCVSAALAVGALLALTQSKAQVNR; from the coding sequence ATGAGTACTATCGCTAGCGGTGTCAAACCCAACGCGCATACGCGCGAGATCGAGGCGCAAGCCTATGCAAAAGCGACCTGGCGTTTGTTGCCGTTCCTTTTCCTGTGTTACGTCGCGGCCTATCTTGACCGCGTGAATGTCGGCTTTGCCAAGCTGCAAATGCTGAACGACCTCCAGTTCAGCGAGACCGTCTACGGTCTGGGCGCCGGGATCTTCTTCATCGGCTACTTCTTCTTCGAGGTGCCGAGCAACATCATCATGCACAAGGTCGGTGCGCGTCGCTGGATCGCGCGCATCATGATCTCGTGGGCGGTCCTCTCCGCCGCTACGCTGCTCGTGAAGACGCCGACACAGTTCTATCTCGTGCGCTTCTTCCTCGGCGTGGCCGAGGCGGGTTTCTTCCCCGGCATCGTGCTGTATCTGACGTACTGGTTCCCGGCGCAACGACGTGGCCGCATGAACGCCCTCTTCATGATTGGCATTCCCATCGCGGGCGTGTTCGGCGGGCCGCTCTCGGGCTGGATTCTCGCGGCGTTCAATGGCGTTGGCGGTTGGGCCGCATGGCAATGGCTGTTCTTCATCGAAGCCATTCCGTCGGTAATTCTGGGTGTGGTGACGCTGATGTATCTGCCGAACGGCATTCGCGCAGCGTCCTGGCTGTCGGAAGACGAGAAGGCGATTCTCGAGCACAACATTGCTCAGGACAGCGCAGGCAAGGCCGAGCAATCGGTCGCCTCGGTGTTCTCGAACGGCCGTGTGTGGCTCATGGCCGCGATCTACTTCTGCTGCATGATGGGCCTGTATGGCATCGGCTTCTACCTGCCGACGCTCATCAAGGCCAGCGGTGTGAAGAGCGCGCTCGACGTTGGCCTGCTCACCGCTATTCCTTACGCCTGTGCCGTGGTCAGCATGATTGGTGTCGCGCGTAGCTCGGACCGCACGCGTGAGCGTCGCTGGCACTTTGCCGTGGTGTCGTTTGCCGGCGCCGTGGGACTGTACCTGAGCACGGTGTGGGGTAACAACGTGCCGCTCGCGATGGTCGCCCTTTCGGTCGGCACGGCAGGCATGCTTGCCACGATGCCCGTCTTCTGGACCTACCCGAGCGCGTTGCTCGTTGGCGGTTCGGCGGCAGCGGCCATCGGCATGATCAATTCGATCGGCAACCTCGCAGGCTTCGTGAGCCCGTTCGTGATCGGCTGGCTCAAGGACGTGACGCAAAGCACCAACGCGGGCATGTACTGCGTGTCGGCGGCGCTTGCTGTTGGCGCCTTGCTGGCGCTCACGCAATCGAAGGCGCAGGTCAATCGCTGA
- a CDS encoding NADP-dependent isocitrate dehydrogenase, with the protein MSTQQPSIIYTLTDEAPLLATGSFLPIIRTFTAPAGVSVETSDISVSGRILGEFPEFLTEEQRVPDNLAELGRLTQDPSTNIIKLPNISASVFQLQSAIKELQSKGYKIPDYPEDPKTDEEKAIQKRYSKCLGSAVNPVLREGNSDRRAPLAVKNYAKKHPHSMGEWSMASRTHVAHMKHGDFYHGEKSMTLDRARDVKMELVTKSGKTIVLKPKVSLLDGEIIDSMFMSKKALCEFYEEQMEDARKTGVMFSLHVKATMMKVSHPIVFGHAVKIFYKEAFEKHGKLFDELGVNVNNGLVNLYEKIESLPSSKREEIIRDLHACHEHRPELAMVDSAKGISNLHAPNDVIVDASMPAMIRIGGKMWGADGRPKDTKAVIPESTFARIYQEIINFCKTNGAFDPTTMGTVPNVGLMAQKAEEYGSHDKTFEIAEDGVANIVDIATGEVLLSQNVEAGDIWRMCQVKDAPIRDWVKLAVNRVRNSGMPAVFWLDPYRPHEAELIKKVETYLKDYDTNGLDIQIMSQVRAMRYTLERVIRGLDTISVTGNILRDYLTDLFPIMELGTSAKMLSIVPLMAGGGMYETGAGGSAPKHVKQLVEENHLRWDSLGEFLALAVSLEDLGIKTGNQRAKILAKTLDAATGKLLDNNKNPSPKTGELDNRGSQFYLAMYWAQELAAQTDDADLAKTFAPLAKQLTENEKTIVGELADVQGKSTDIGGYYKPDFEKLEQVMRPSKTFNAALESVAKA; encoded by the coding sequence ATGAGTACGCAGCAACCCAGCATCATCTACACCCTGACCGACGAAGCACCGCTTCTGGCCACCGGCTCTTTCCTCCCGATCATTCGCACGTTCACGGCACCGGCGGGCGTGTCGGTCGAGACGAGCGACATTTCCGTGTCGGGCCGTATCCTCGGCGAATTCCCCGAATTCCTGACGGAAGAACAGCGCGTGCCGGATAACCTCGCTGAGCTGGGCCGTCTGACGCAAGACCCGAGCACGAACATCATCAAGCTGCCGAACATCAGCGCGTCGGTGTTCCAGTTGCAGAGCGCCATCAAGGAACTGCAATCGAAGGGCTACAAGATTCCGGATTACCCGGAAGATCCGAAGACCGACGAAGAAAAGGCCATCCAGAAGCGCTACTCGAAGTGCCTGGGTTCGGCCGTGAACCCGGTGCTGCGCGAAGGCAACTCGGATCGCCGCGCACCGCTCGCCGTCAAGAACTACGCCAAGAAGCACCCGCACAGCATGGGCGAGTGGAGCATGGCGTCGCGCACGCACGTCGCGCACATGAAGCATGGCGACTTCTACCACGGCGAAAAGTCGATGACCCTCGACCGCGCCCGTGACGTCAAGATGGAACTCGTGACCAAGAGCGGCAAGACAATCGTGCTCAAGCCGAAGGTCTCGCTGCTCGACGGCGAAATCATCGACAGCATGTTCATGAGCAAGAAAGCGCTGTGCGAGTTCTACGAAGAGCAGATGGAAGACGCGCGCAAGACCGGCGTGATGTTCTCGCTGCACGTGAAGGCCACCATGATGAAGGTCTCGCACCCGATCGTGTTCGGCCACGCCGTGAAGATCTTCTACAAGGAAGCCTTCGAAAAGCACGGCAAGCTGTTCGACGAACTGGGCGTGAACGTCAACAACGGTCTCGTCAATCTGTACGAAAAGATCGAATCGCTGCCCAGCTCGAAGCGTGAAGAGATCATCCGCGATCTGCACGCCTGCCACGAGCACCGCCCGGAACTGGCGATGGTCGACTCGGCCAAGGGCATCTCGAACCTGCACGCACCGAACGACGTGATCGTCGACGCCTCGATGCCAGCCATGATCCGCATCGGCGGCAAGATGTGGGGCGCCGATGGCCGTCCGAAAGACACGAAGGCTGTGATCCCGGAAAGCACGTTCGCTCGCATTTATCAGGAAATCATCAACTTCTGCAAGACGAATGGCGCGTTCGATCCGACCACGATGGGTACGGTGCCGAACGTGGGCCTGATGGCGCAGAAGGCAGAAGAATACGGCTCGCACGACAAGACGTTCGAAATCGCCGAAGACGGCGTGGCGAACATCGTCGACATCGCTACGGGCGAAGTGCTGCTCTCGCAGAACGTGGAAGCCGGCGACATCTGGCGTATGTGCCAGGTCAAGGACGCCCCGATCCGCGACTGGGTGAAGCTCGCTGTGAATCGCGTGCGCAACTCGGGCATGCCGGCCGTGTTCTGGCTCGACCCGTATCGTCCGCACGAAGCCGAACTGATCAAGAAGGTCGAAACCTACCTGAAGGATTACGACACCAATGGCCTCGACATCCAGATCATGTCGCAAGTGCGCGCCATGCGTTACACGCTTGAGCGCGTGATCCGCGGTCTGGACACCATCTCGGTGACCGGCAACATTCTGCGCGATTATCTGACCGACCTGTTCCCGATCATGGAACTGGGCACCAGCGCCAAGATGCTGTCGATCGTGCCGCTGATGGCAGGTGGCGGCATGTACGAAACGGGTGCCGGCGGTTCGGCGCCGAAGCACGTCAAGCAATTGGTGGAAGAGAACCACCTGCGCTGGGACTCGCTGGGCGAATTCCTGGCATTGGCCGTCTCGCTGGAAGACCTGGGCATCAAGACGGGCAACCAACGTGCCAAGATCCTCGCCAAGACGCTGGACGCTGCGACCGGCAAGCTGCTCGACAACAACAAGAATCCGTCGCCGAAGACCGGCGAGCTGGACAACCGTGGCAGCCAGTTCTATCTGGCGATGTACTGGGCGCAGGAACTGGCCGCGCAAACGGACGACGCCGATCTGGCCAAGACCTTCGCACCGCTGGCCAAGCAACTGACCGAGAACGAGAAGACCATCGTGGGCGAACTCGCCGACGTGCAAGGCAAGTCGACGGACATCGGCGGCTACTACAAGCCGGACTTCGAGAAGCTCGAACAGGTCATGCGCCCGAGCAAGACGTTCAACGCCGCGCTGGAAAGCGTCGCGAAGGCGTAA
- the dnaQ gene encoding DNA polymerase III subunit epsilon: MRQLILDTETTGLNAKTGDRLLEIGCVELVNRRLTGNNLHFYINPERDSDPGALAVHGLTTEFLSDKPKFAEIAEQLREYCRGAEIIIHNAAFDLGFLDMEYGRLGWPPFMQHCSGLIDTLMRAREMFPGRRNSLDALCERLGVNNAHRTLHGALLDAELLADVYLAMTRGQESLVIDADDSDGGEAGAHREKISLRQFDLPVIAAATEEIALHDDVLNGIDKGMKGTCVWRKEPAPPEGDAPPAA; this comes from the coding sequence ATGCGACAACTGATCCTCGATACCGAAACCACCGGCCTGAACGCCAAGACGGGCGACCGTCTGCTGGAAATCGGTTGCGTCGAACTGGTCAATCGCCGCCTGACCGGCAACAACCTGCACTTTTACATCAACCCCGAGCGCGACAGCGACCCGGGCGCTCTGGCGGTGCACGGGCTGACCACCGAATTCCTCTCCGACAAGCCGAAGTTCGCCGAAATCGCGGAACAGTTGCGCGAGTATTGCCGTGGAGCCGAGATCATCATCCACAATGCAGCGTTCGACCTGGGCTTCCTCGATATGGAGTACGGCCGACTCGGTTGGCCGCCGTTCATGCAGCACTGCTCGGGCCTGATCGACACGCTGATGCGAGCGCGCGAGATGTTCCCCGGCCGACGCAATTCGCTCGACGCCCTTTGCGAACGTCTCGGCGTGAACAATGCACACCGTACATTGCACGGCGCATTGCTCGACGCGGAACTGCTCGCCGATGTCTACCTCGCCATGACGCGCGGTCAGGAAAGTCTTGTCATCGATGCGGACGATAGCGATGGCGGCGAGGCAGGTGCGCATCGCGAAAAGATTTCGCTGCGCCAGTTCGATCTGCCGGTCATCGCAGCCGCGACCGAAGAAATCGCGCTTCACGACGACGTGCTTAACGGTATCGACAAGGGCATGAAGGGAACGTGCGTGTGGCGCAAGGAACCGGCACCGCCCGAAGGCGATGCGCCGCCCGCCGCGTAA
- the rnhA gene encoding ribonuclease HI — MTLPQVEIYTDGACKGNPGPGGWGALLVAGKHRKEMFGGEANTTNNRMELLAVIRALEALNKPCHVVLHTDSQYVQKGISEWIHGWKARGWKTAAKEPVKNADLWQTLDAVSQKHEIDWRWVKGHAGHEGNEAADQLANRGVESLRRG; from the coding sequence ATGACCTTGCCGCAAGTTGAGATCTATACCGACGGTGCCTGCAAAGGCAATCCCGGCCCCGGCGGTTGGGGCGCCCTGCTCGTCGCGGGCAAACACCGCAAGGAAATGTTCGGTGGCGAAGCCAACACGACCAACAATCGCATGGAGCTTCTCGCCGTCATTCGCGCGCTCGAAGCCCTGAACAAACCCTGCCATGTGGTGCTCCATACCGACTCGCAGTACGTGCAAAAGGGGATCAGCGAGTGGATTCACGGCTGGAAGGCGCGCGGTTGGAAGACGGCCGCCAAGGAGCCGGTGAAGAACGCCGATCTCTGGCAGACGCTCGACGCCGTTTCGCAGAAGCACGAGATCGACTGGCGCTGGGTGAAGGGCCACGCCGGACACGAAGGCAATGAAGCTGCCGACCAGTTGGCCAATCGTGGCGTGGAAAGCCTGCGTCGCGGTTAG
- a CDS encoding methyltransferase domain-containing protein, which translates to MSERPIIDWPVWLVSPPGRYALAWEQALFDQWVGDLFGYHALQLGRPELDTLRENRMPYRGLILPAARGAEAPPLMTKAASDTTGSTPSCDAGPAVMVARDILVSRFDELPIATASTDLVVLPHVLEFAENPHDILREVERILVPEGQVIITGFNNLSLWGAREELGRLAGAPFLPPGADLIAFTRLKDWLKLLSFDIDRGRFGCYRPPLRGDHWLQRFEFMEPAGDRWWPIFGALYAVRAVKRVRGMRLVGKVRKRILGLQPAAAPVATPNTTHRQLAEATDAPD; encoded by the coding sequence ATGTCAGAACGTCCGATTATAGACTGGCCCGTCTGGCTCGTCTCACCGCCAGGCCGCTACGCGCTTGCATGGGAACAGGCCCTCTTCGATCAATGGGTCGGGGATCTGTTCGGCTATCACGCGCTGCAACTTGGCCGTCCCGAGCTGGATACGCTACGCGAAAACCGCATGCCTTATCGCGGCCTCATTCTTCCCGCCGCACGCGGCGCCGAAGCCCCACCGCTCATGACCAAGGCCGCCAGCGACACGACGGGCAGCACACCGTCGTGCGATGCCGGCCCCGCCGTCATGGTCGCCCGCGACATTCTTGTCAGCCGGTTCGACGAGTTACCCATCGCCACGGCAAGTACCGACCTTGTGGTACTGCCGCATGTGCTCGAGTTTGCCGAGAACCCTCACGACATCCTGCGCGAAGTCGAGCGCATTCTCGTTCCTGAGGGGCAGGTCATCATCACCGGCTTCAACAATCTGAGCCTGTGGGGAGCCCGCGAGGAGCTGGGCCGGCTCGCCGGTGCGCCGTTTCTGCCACCCGGGGCCGACCTCATCGCATTTACGCGCCTGAAAGACTGGCTCAAGCTCCTGTCGTTCGATATCGATCGCGGACGCTTCGGCTGCTACCGTCCGCCCCTGCGCGGCGACCACTGGCTGCAACGCTTCGAGTTCATGGAGCCGGCCGGCGATCGCTGGTGGCCGATCTTCGGCGCGCTCTATGCGGTGCGGGCGGTCAAGCGGGTGCGCGGCATGCGCTTGGTCGGCAAAGTCCGCAAGCGTATACTCGGCCTCCAGCCAGCGGCGGCACCGGTCGCCACGCCCAACACCACGCATCGCCAGTTGGCTGAAGCGACCGACGCGCCCGATTGA